In Salinibaculum sp. SYNS191, the genomic window AGGACTCCTTCCTGGAACTCAGCACGCCCGGGCACAGTCAACTGGTGGACATCCTCTCGGAGGGGGTGCTGTTGCTCGACGACGACGACACCGTCGTGAGTTACAACGACCACGCCGCGGCGGCCTACCCGTCGCTGACGGCGGGCGAGGACTCGCTGGCGGCACTCGACAACGCCCTCGCGGGCCTGTCGGTCGGCGACCAGCACGTCGTGAGCACCAGCGTCGAGGGGACGACCCGGCACTACCAGGCGACGAAGAAAGTAATCGAGGCTGGCCCGCAGTTCATCTCGGCGGCCGTCACGCTGACCGACGTGACGCGGCTGGTCCACCTGGAGGAGCGGACGCGGGTCCGCTCGGAGGTCAACGAGGCCATCGTCGAGGCGTCGACGGAGCGAGCGGCCAAAGAGAAAATCTGTGAGGTGCTCGCGGAGGTCGACGGCTACCGGTTCGTCTGGTTCGCCAGCGCCGACGGCGACAGCGCCGCCCGGGAACACGCCGCGGGGGACCCCGGGAGCTACCTCGACGAAATCGGGCTGGAGCCGTCGGCCGGGGACGCCGACCCGGTGGTCGAGGTGGTCTGTGAAGAGGAACGCTACCCGGGCGTCGTCGAGGTGGACGCCGACGGCGGCGGCTGGCACTCGCTGGCGGCAGCGCGGGACGTCACCGCCTGCATGACGCTGTCGCTGGAGCCTGGCGAGGACTGCGAGAGCGTGCTCGGGGTGTACACGACCGACGGTGACGGGTTCGGCGAGGCCGAGCAGGCGATGTTCGCGGAGATACGCGAGACCCTGCAACACGCACTCGCCGCCATCGAGGCCCACGAGGAGGCGCGGCGCTATCAGGAGGCGGTCAACCAGGCCGGCTACGGCCTGTTCATCATGGACGCCGACGGCACCATCCGCTACGTCAATCCCGCCTTCGAGGAGATAACCGGGTACGACGGCTCGGAAGCCGTCGGCCGGACGCCGGAGTTGCTCTCGAACGGCGACGGGACCGACAGCGGGATGTGGACGGCGGTGGCGGCCGGGTCCATCTGGGAGGGCGAGGTCCACAACAGGCGCAAGGGCGGCGAGCGCTACTGGGCCCACCGGACAGTCGCACCGGTCACCGACGAACGCGGCGACGTCACCGCGGTCATCGCCATCGAGGTCGACATCACCGACCAGCGGGTCAGAGACCAGCGCCTCGACGTACTGGACCGGGTGGTGCGGCACAACCTCCGCAACGGGATGAACGTCATCACGGGCAACGCCAGACTCGCGCTCGCTCGCGCCGAGGGGACGATGGAAAACGGGGAGAGCGCGGCGACGGAAAACGGGGAGAGTGCGGACATCGTCGGCCCCATCGAGAACATCGAGGACACGGCCTGGGACCTGATGCAACTCTCGGAGAAGGCCCACACCGCGGAGCGGCTCATCGGCGCGGGCGAGGGGACCGACCGGACCGTCGACGTCGGGGAAGTGTTCGACACCATCGGGGAGAAGCTGAGCGCGGAGTTTCCCGACGCCGACCTGGACGTCGTCCCGCCGACCAGTGCGGTGACCGTCGACGCCGCGCTGGAACCGGCGCTGTTCGAACTCGCGCACAACGCGCTCGAACACAACGACGGTGACCCGTCGCTGCGGGTCGAGGCGACCGTCGGCGACGGCGGGGAGGAGGTCACTGTGCGCGTCGCCGACGACGGGCCGGGCCTGCCGACACACGAGTGGCGCGTGCTCGAATCCGGGGACGAGTCGGCGCTGAAACACGGCAGCGGGCTCGGACTGTGGCTGGCGAACTGGCTGGTCCTCCAGTGTGGCGGGAGCCTCCACAGCGACGTCGACGACGGGGGAACGACCATCACGGTCAGGGTCCCCGTCCGCACCGCCACGGCCCCCGCTCGCTGAGACGCGACGAAACTGCGTTCCGAATACGTTAAATTTGAGCTACATTATTGAATGACCAATCAGATTTACAGCTATCTGGTGGATACTTTTTCAATAAGTGAGAATTGAGTGGTAAGGGTATTATAACCGGTGTCGGAAACCTTCGAATAGAGGGTTATCACCATGGCACTGATCGAGTGGGACGACAGCCGCTACAGCACCAGCGTCGAGAAGATAGACGAACAGCACCAGCGGCTCTTCGAGCTACTCAACGACCTCCACACGGCGATGGAGGAGGGCCGTGCGGAGGAGGAACTCG contains:
- a CDS encoding PAS domain-containing protein produces the protein MNGLYATYLVLFSGAAIACLGSIVQTRRLASREVRRGLVALLVLSGLWALAVVVEFLVPGLAAKRWAHIAGLVVGFGTVFAWLYFVSAYTGRAYHRDRRAVAAAGGFYGVATLVKVTNPLHGAYFSAALSPTPFRHMAVSYGSVHWLLMGLAYALSGVGLWALYDSFRERETPLTLYLLAGTIAVPVVPTLVGSLFPDLLLGVTYEPLGVAVFAVGVLFFAEDSFLELSTPGHSQLVDILSEGVLLLDDDDTVVSYNDHAAAAYPSLTAGEDSLAALDNALAGLSVGDQHVVSTSVEGTTRHYQATKKVIEAGPQFISAAVTLTDVTRLVHLEERTRVRSEVNEAIVEASTERAAKEKICEVLAEVDGYRFVWFASADGDSAAREHAAGDPGSYLDEIGLEPSAGDADPVVEVVCEEERYPGVVEVDADGGGWHSLAAARDVTACMTLSLEPGEDCESVLGVYTTDGDGFGEAEQAMFAEIRETLQHALAAIEAHEEARRYQEAVNQAGYGLFIMDADGTIRYVNPAFEEITGYDGSEAVGRTPELLSNGDGTDSGMWTAVAAGSIWEGEVHNRRKGGERYWAHRTVAPVTDERGDVTAVIAIEVDITDQRVRDQRLDVLDRVVRHNLRNGMNVITGNARLALARAEGTMENGESAATENGESADIVGPIENIEDTAWDLMQLSEKAHTAERLIGAGEGTDRTVDVGEVFDTIGEKLSAEFPDADLDVVPPTSAVTVDAALEPALFELAHNALEHNDGDPSLRVEATVGDGGEEVTVRVADDGPGLPTHEWRVLESGDESALKHGSGLGLWLANWLVLQCGGSLHSDVDDGGTTITVRVPVRTATAPAR